Within bacterium, the genomic segment AGAAGAGCCCGTCGAGCCCGAGCGCGGCCAGCACCGCCAGTGCGTGGCGGCGCGAGCCGTTCGTGAAGATCGAGCGGCGCCCGGGCAGCGCGGCGACCACGGCGCGCAGGCCGGCATCGGGGGACAGGAAGTCGCCGACCGGCACCGCGTGGACGAAGTCCAGGTAGTGGTGGGGCTCGGTGCCGTGCTCCTCCATGAGCCCGACGAGCGTGATCCCGTACTCGTCGTGGTAGCGGTTGCGCAAGGCGTCCGCCGCCGCCGCATCCAGCCCGATGTGGCGCGCGAGGAACTCGTTGATCCGGGCGTCGACAGCGCCGAACAGGCCGGTCTCCGGCGGGTACAGGGTGTTGTCAAGATCGAAGAGCCACTCGCGCTCGGCTGGCACGGGCGCATCATACCAGAGGGTCCGCCCCGCGATGTCACGCGAGCGGCGCCGGTGGTATAGTAAACACTTGCGACGGGACACAGACGGGAGGCACCGATGGAAGTAGTCCGGCAGTTCGTCGACCTGTTCCTCCACCTGGACCGGCACCTGGCGGGGGTCATCCAGGACTACGGCGTCTGGACCTACCTGATCCTGTTCCTGATCGTCTTCTGCGAGACCGGCCTGGTCGTGACGCCGATCCTGCCCGGCGACTCGCTGCTCTTCGCGGCCGGGGCCCTGGCCGCCGGGACGTCGCTCGACGTCGGCTGGCTGCTGGCGCTGCTGATCGTCGCCGCGGTCGCCGGCGACACGCTCAACTACTGGATCGGCCATCACATCGGGCCGCGCATCTTCACCAGCACCACGTCGCGGCTGCTCAACCGCGAGTACCTGGACCGCACCCACCGCTTCTACGAGCGGCACGGGGGCAAGACGATCATCATCGCGCGGTTCATGCCGATCATCCGCACGTTCGCGCCGTTCGTGGCCGGGATCGGCAGCATGAGCTATGGGCGCTTCCTGCTCTACAACGTGGCCGGCGGCGTGGCCTGGGTGGTGGCCTTCGTCGTCGGCGGGTATTACTTTGGCAACATCCCGGTGGTCAAGCGCAACTTCACGCTCGTGATCATGGCGATCATCGTGATCTCGGTGCTGCCGGGGGTCATCGAGTTCGCGCGGCGCCGCTGGGGGGCGGCCGCGGTGGAGGAACGGCAGTCATGAGAACGCTCGTCGCGGCAGTGGTGGCGGCGGCCGTGCTCGCCGCCGGGGCGGGGTCCGGCGCGGCCGCGGTCCGGGACCTCAACACCATCAAGGAGGGCGACACCATCCCGGCGGTCAAGGGGCGGTCGGTCTCGGGCGACGAGATCGACGTCGGCGCGCTGATCGGCAAGCGGGTGATCGTGCTCGCCTTCTGGTCGATCTACTGCAAGCCGTGCGTCGAGGAGATCTCGAGCCTCATCCGGCTGCAGGAGCAGCTCGGCGGGGACAAGCTGGAGGT encodes:
- a CDS encoding pyrimidine 5'-nucleotidase — its product is MPAEREWLFDLDNTLYPPETGLFGAVDARINEFLARHIGLDAAAADALRNRYHDEYGITLVGLMEEHGTEPHHYLDFVHAVPVGDFLSPDAGLRAVVAALPGRRSIFTNGSRRHALAVLAALGLDGLFSEIFDIVALGFRPKPEPATYRAVLERLHAPAARAILLDDLERNLAPARHLGMRTVLVGAPGPSPAADFAIASVRDLPAILPHLLG
- a CDS encoding DedA family protein; the encoded protein is MEVVRQFVDLFLHLDRHLAGVIQDYGVWTYLILFLIVFCETGLVVTPILPGDSLLFAAGALAAGTSLDVGWLLALLIVAAVAGDTLNYWIGHHIGPRIFTSTTSRLLNREYLDRTHRFYERHGGKTIIIARFMPIIRTFAPFVAGIGSMSYGRFLLYNVAGGVAWVVAFVVGGYYFGNIPVVKRNFTLVIMAIIVISVLPGVIEFARRRWGAAAVEERQS